Within Metabacillus sp. KUDC1714, the genomic segment TATTCTAGTCTTTTGGCATTAATTTCATACCGATAAATTTCATTTCTGTCATATCTTCAATTGCATATTTAATGCCTTCTTTACCAATTCCACTTTTCTTAACACCTCCATACGGATGATTATCCTGCCGGTACGTTGATATTTCATTAATCCATACCCCGCCCATTTCTAATTGATCTGCGACACGCATCGCACGATCAATATCTTTAGTGAATACCCCTGCTTGTAAACCATATATGGAATCATTGGCTACTCTAATTACCTCATCCTCATTATCAAAGGGGATCACAGATACGATCGGTGCAAATACCTCCTCGGAAACGATTTTCATCGTATGCTCAACATTTGTCATGATTGTTGGGGAGAGAATCGCACCATTTCGGGTGCCACCCACCTCTATTTTAGCGCCATTATTCACAGCATCATCTATCCAAAGCTTTGCACGTTTGGCTTCTTCCTCCTTGATCATTGGCCCAATGTCGGTCTCTTCTTTCGTTGGGTCTCCAATTGTTAAGGCTTTTGTTTCCTTTATAAACTGTTCTAGAAATCTGCCATAAATACTTTTCTGAACATAAATTCGTTGTGCAGAGATACAAACCTGCCCTGAAAAGGCAAATGCCCCTTTAACTAATTCAGTTACTGCGCGTTGGATATTACCGTCTTCAAAAATGATATTAGGTGAATTTGACCCTAATTCAAGTGTAACTTTCTTAAAGCCAGCTGTTTCGCGAATTTTCCTTCCAACTGGCAAGCTTCCCGTAAAGGTAATTTTGTGTACCTTCTCATGAGTGACAAGAGGACTGCCAATCTCTTCTCCAGTTCCCATTAATAGATTTAACACACCATCTGGAAGACCTGCTTGTTGGAATAACTTAACTAGCTTATAAGCAGATACTGGCGTTTTTTCAGCAGGTTTAAAAACGATGGTATTACCAGCTGCAATAGCTGGTGCAATTTTATGCAGAGATAAATTTAACGGGAAGTTGAATGGTGTAATCGCTCCGACCACACCTAATGGTATCCGCTTTATAAGTCCCATACGATTTTCTCCACCAATTGCCGCATCCATTGGGATAACTTCTCCGGTAATATTTTTTGCTAGTTCAGATGCAAATCGAATCACCTGAACTGAACGTGCAATCTCGTCTCTACTATATTTAATCGGCTTTCCAGCTTCCTGGACAATCGTTTGAGCAAAATCCTCCGCATTTTCTTCTAATAAATCGGCAGCATTTCGTAATATTTCGCCACGTTGATGAGCAGGCATCTTTTTCATGGTAGAATGAAATGTTTCAAAGCTATTCGTTACTGCCTCATCAAGATCCGCTTTTTTTGCTAATGCTAATTCCGCTACTATTTCTTGATTGAACGGGTTTTTCACCTCGAGTGTATCTCGATTACTTTCACTTCTCTCTTGTCCATTAATTATTGAGCCAAGTCGCATGTTGGATTCCTCCTTTCAATTAACAATTAATATCTCTTAGTTTTTCTGTTAATTTCATATTCTCACTATAATCAACTGGGCAATCGATAAGAACTGGTTTTTTAAGTGAAATTGCTTTTTCTAAAATGCCTTTAAGCTCCTCACCTTTTTTTACTTGGAGAGCCTCAAAACCATAGGATAAGGCGAGTTGAATAAAATCTGGATTTCCAAATTTAATATTGGAAGAACGATTAAACTTTTTCAGCTGATGCCATTCGATTAAGCCGTACCCATCATCTCTCCATAATAAAACGATAATTGGTAGATTAAGTCTTTTCGCTGTTTCTAGCTCGGCACCTGTCATTTGGAAGGATCCGTCGCCACAAACAGCAACAACAGTACGCTCTGGATGGACAATTTTCGCACCAATTGCTCCAGGTACAGCGATTCCCATTGATGCGAGACCATTTGAAATCAAACAAGTATTTGGTTGATACGTATGGTACATTCGAGCCATCCACATTTTATGTGCGCCAACGTCAGAAATAACGATATCTTCTTCTTTTAAAACAGAACGTAAATCAGAAATGATCTTTTGCGGTTTAAGCGGGAAGCTTGTATCCTCTTTAAATTGTTCTAATTCATTTAGAGCTTTTTTGCGAACGTTAGCTACCCAAGCATTGTTTCTTTCTTTAGGTGAAAGAGCTTGTTGTAATTTTTTAAAGTTCTCATTAATATCTCCAACCACATTTAGTTGCACTGGATAGCAATCATCTGTCTCAGCTTCCTCTGTGTCAATGTGTAGTATTGGTGTCGCTCCATCAGGATTCCAGTTTTCTGGAGAGAATTCAGCGATGTCGAAACCAATTGCGATAATTAAATCAGAATCCTTAAAACCGCAAGTAATGTAATCCTTTCCTGCTAATCCTGCTGTAAGTAAACTAAGCTCATTTGTCCAGGAAAGTGCCCCTTTTCCCATAAATGTATGGACGACTGGAATATTTATCTTTTCAACTAGAGTTCGTAATTGGTCTGAAGCATGGCCTCTAGTTATCCCGTTACCTGCCAAAATAATTGGATGCTTCGCCTGTTCGATGAGTTTAGCAGCCTCTTTTATAACCTGATCTCCTGCTTCTGATAACGTGTGTTTAGTTACTTCTAAAGGAGAGGAAGCATTAACCTCCAACTCAGCAATATCTTCTGGGAGATCAATATGGGTTGCACCGGGTTTTTCTTGAGTTGCTACTTGAAACGCTTTACGAATCACTTCAGGTACAATTTCACCCTTTTTTATTTGAGCATTCCACTTTGTAACAGGTTCATATATATGGATCAAATCATAATACTGATGACTAATCTTATGTTGACGGTCTAAACCAGCTTGACCAGTAATTGCAACAATTGGATTTAAATCCATGTTCGCATTGGCTACACCTGTTAGTAGATTTGTTGCTCCTGGTCCTAAGGTGGCTAAGCAGACACCAGGCTTTCCAGTAAGTCTTCCGTATGTACCAGCCATAAATGCCGCACTCGTTTCATGTCTTGTTACGATGAATTGAATACTTGAATCAAGAAGAGCATCCATAATATCAATATTTTCCTCACCAGGCACACCAAAGATATATTCAACACCCTCTTGCTCAAGACATTTAATTAATAATTCAGCAACTTTCATTAAAAACACCCTTTGTAGTATGATTATCTGCTAGTTAATAATTAGTGGAGGCTCCCGGACTGCCCGCGGAAATCAACAACCGAGTCTAGTGCCTAATAATTAAAACCGAATAGATCTTTAGCTTCCTTTGTAAACGATTGTTTGATAAAGATCCTCTAGTGGCCAAACTTCCCCTTTTTCATTTTTATAAACAATATGTTCTCGATTAAAATGAACTGGGGAATCTAGTCCAGCAGCTGCGGCTAGTCTAAACAAACCTTTACGCATTGTAATTAAATAGTTAGCTGTGCGATATTTTTTTTCATCAATAACA encodes:
- a CDS encoding aldehyde dehydrogenase family protein, producing the protein MRLGSIINGQERSESNRDTLEVKNPFNQEIVAELALAKKADLDEAVTNSFETFHSTMKKMPAHQRGEILRNAADLLEENAEDFAQTIVQEAGKPIKYSRDEIARSVQVIRFASELAKNITGEVIPMDAAIGGENRMGLIKRIPLGVVGAITPFNFPLNLSLHKIAPAIAAGNTIVFKPAEKTPVSAYKLVKLFQQAGLPDGVLNLLMGTGEEIGSPLVTHEKVHKITFTGSLPVGRKIRETAGFKKVTLELGSNSPNIIFEDGNIQRAVTELVKGAFAFSGQVCISAQRIYVQKSIYGRFLEQFIKETKALTIGDPTKEETDIGPMIKEEEAKRAKLWIDDAVNNGAKIEVGGTRNGAILSPTIMTNVEHTMKIVSEEVFAPIVSVIPFDNEDEVIRVANDSIYGLQAGVFTKDIDRAMRVADQLEMGGVWINEISTYRQDNHPYGGVKKSGIGKEGIKYAIEDMTEMKFIGMKLMPKD
- a CDS encoding acetolactate synthase large subunit, producing MKVAELLIKCLEQEGVEYIFGVPGEENIDIMDALLDSSIQFIVTRHETSAAFMAGTYGRLTGKPGVCLATLGPGATNLLTGVANANMDLNPIVAITGQAGLDRQHKISHQYYDLIHIYEPVTKWNAQIKKGEIVPEVIRKAFQVATQEKPGATHIDLPEDIAELEVNASSPLEVTKHTLSEAGDQVIKEAAKLIEQAKHPIILAGNGITRGHASDQLRTLVEKINIPVVHTFMGKGALSWTNELSLLTAGLAGKDYITCGFKDSDLIIAIGFDIAEFSPENWNPDGATPILHIDTEEAETDDCYPVQLNVVGDINENFKKLQQALSPKERNNAWVANVRKKALNELEQFKEDTSFPLKPQKIISDLRSVLKEEDIVISDVGAHKMWMARMYHTYQPNTCLISNGLASMGIAVPGAIGAKIVHPERTVVAVCGDGSFQMTGAELETAKRLNLPIIVLLWRDDGYGLIEWHQLKKFNRSSNIKFGNPDFIQLALSYGFEALQVKKGEELKGILEKAISLKKPVLIDCPVDYSENMKLTEKLRDINC